The genomic DNA CCCTGGCTCACACCTCCGCGCGCGACGTGGCGTACTCGATCCTCGAGATGGAGCGGGGCGAGCTCGATCAGAAGTGGCTTCGGACCCGCTACGACGAGAAGAACCGGCTGAACATCCAGCAGCACATCCGGTTCGCGCAGTACTGGTACGCCGCGAACTCGTGCTTCACCGATCTCCAGGCCCACTGCACGCAGATCGCCAAGGACGCGGGATTCAAGCTCAAGCCAACGGAGGCGTGGCGATGGCTCGCGCAGGGCGGGTTCGCGACGGAATTCATCGATCGTGCCAGCTTCGGCTCGTTCGACATCGGCTCGAGCAAGCAGGTCATGGAGCGCTTCAGCGGCGTCGCCGCAGAGTTCGAGTTCGGCAAATACAACCAGTACAAGCTCAATCTGATCGGCGCGAAAGAGACCTACCTCGGTGACCTCAAGGACGGGCGAATCCATCGCGTGAAGTGTCTACAGAGGGGCGTCAACATCCTGCCTTCCGTCGGGTACTACCAGGCGATGGTTGACATTCTGAAGAAGCACGCGGACGTGAAGGACGTCCTGCATGCGGTCGAAGCGAGGTGCGCTCTGGTCCCACAGGGCGGACGCGCGAGCGAGATCTTCGCTCACTTCCAGGCACTGGAGGCGATGCTCCTCGACGGCTGGGTCACCGGGAAACTCAACCCGAAAAAGCCCACACTCAACTTGTCCCAGTCGGGCGGTGGGCGACTGATTCGTTCCAACGACGAAGGAACGAAGGCGCTCGAGAAGGCAAGGCAGAAGCGGGGGGCTTGACGCGAAAGCGGGAGTTCATTCAAGCAACGAGGGCCGAACGATTGTTCGGCCCTCGGTCGTTCTTACGCCAGCTTGTTCAACGCTTGATCAGCCCCGCGGCCCCGCGTTTCGCACCGAATCTGACATCTCGAACTTCGCATCGTTCTCACGGAAGAGCTTGGCCAGCTTCTTCGCCTGCGCGTCATAGGCCGCGCCGTCCTTCCACGTGTTGCGCGGGTTCAGGACCTCGGCGGGCACCCCGGGGACTGTGCTCGGCAGCGGGAGCCCGAAGATCGGGTCCGGCGTGAACGAAGCGTTCGCGAGCGAGCCGTTCATGATCGCCGTGACCATGGCGCGGGTGTACGAGAGCTTGAAGCGGCTGCCGGTGCCGTAGGCACCGCCCGTCCAGCCCGTATTGAGCAGCCACACGTTCGCGCCGTGCTTCGCGATCCGTTCAGAGAGCATCTTCGCGTACTCGGCCGGTTGGCGAGGAAGGAACGGCCCGCCGAAGCAGGGGCTGAAGTTGGGCTGGGGCTCCGTCACCCCCGCCTCGGTGCCAGCGAGCTTCGAGGTGTAGCCGTTGATGAAGTAGTACGCCGCCTGCTCGGGAGACAACCTCGCGACCGGCGGGATAACGCCGAAGGCGTCCGCAGTCAGGAAGATCACGTTCTTCGGGTGCAAGCCGACTGAGGGGATGACCGCGCCGTCGATGAAATCGACGGGGTATGTCACGCGGGTGTTCTCGGTGTACTTCGGCGTGTCGTAGTCCGGCACGCGGGACTTCTCGTCGATCGGCGTGTTCTCAAGGACCGATCCGAAGCGGACCGCGTCCCAGATCTGCGGCTCGCCCTCCTTCGAGAGCTTGATGCACTTGGCGTAGCACCCGCCCTCGAAGTTGAAAACACCCGACGGCGACCAGCCGTGCTCGTCATCGCCGATCAGCGCACGCTCCGGGTCCGCAGAGAGCGTGGTCTTGCCAGTGCCCGAGAGCCCGAAGAACAGCGCGACGTTCGACGGGTCCTTCTTCGCCACGTTCGACGAGCAATGCATCGGGAAGACCCCGACCTCCGGCATGTCGTAGTTCATCGCGTAGAAGATGCTCTTCTTCATCTCGCCCGCGTACTCGGTGCCGAGGATCACAACGATCTTCTTCGAGAGGGACTGCGCGATCAGCACGGGGCCCTTCACGCCGAACTTCTGCTGCTCCTCCGCGGTCAGACGTCGACGTCCGGCGTTGATGATCAGCCAGTCCTGCTTCCAGTTCGTGCTCCCGCCCGCTGCGGGGCTTCCCGGCTTGATGAAGAGGGTGCTCGCAAAGAGCGAGTGCCACGCCTGCTCGGTCGCGACCCGCACGCCCAGCCGATACTTCGGATCCGCGCCTGCGAAGCCGTCGAAGGTGTAGACCTTGGGACGAGAGTTCAGGTGCTGGACGGCGATGGCGTACGCCGCGTCGAAGAGGTCCGGGCGGATCGGCTGGTTGACGTTCCCCCACCAGATCTTCCCGTGGATGTCCGGGGTGTCCTCGAGATACTTGTCCTTCGGGCTGCGGCCGGTGCGATCACCGGTCAGGCACATCAACGCGCCGTTGGATGCGAGCTTCCCCTCTCCCGCGACCAGAGCCCGTTCCACCAGCTCCGCGGCGGACAGGTTGCTCAGCGTCCGATGTGGCGCGAGATCCAGCGACGGCAACGAAGCGGTCGTCATTGTGCATACTCCATTTCTGGACATTTCCGGGTGGAAGGGAAGGTTAGCCCCGAGTGCCCGCCTCCGGCTACTGGATTGTCGCTCACTGAACCGGCGGCAACGGGTGGGCGTGGAGGCGTCGAGGGGGAGGGGGGTGGAGAGTCTCCCCCGTATCCCTCACGAACAGGCATCGGCCCGACCCGCTCGAACCCGATAGTTTCCGGGAGCGGTGCCGCGTCCTATCCTTCTCTCCCGTTGGGTTCCTCCCGACGCAGATGGTGGCCATAGCTCAGTTGGCAGAGCACCGGGTTGTGATCCCGGGTGTCGCGGGTTCGAGTCCCGTTGGTCACCCTTGCAGACGAGTCCGCGCGAGGCAACTTTGGCGCAGGCGTGCGGAACCATCACGCCGCGCGAGACGAGTGCCCCGAGCCCGCCGCGACACATTTGTCAGACGATCGTCCGAGCCACTTGGAGCACGCATCCAGCAAGGACTGGCGTGTGAACGGCTTGGCGATGAAGTCGTCGCACCCCGCCGCCAGACAGAGATTGCTGTCCTCCACGCGAGCGTTCGCGGTGATCGCGATGATCGGCGTCTTGAATCCGCGCCGACGCAACGCCTTGGTCGCCTCGTACCCGTCCATCACCGGCATCTGCATGTCCATCAGCACGATGTCGAATGTGCCGGATTCGATGATCTCGATGGCCGTCTTTCCATCACCCGCGACCACAACCTCCGCGCCGCCCTTGCTGAGGTGGTGCTTCGCGAGCCGTTGGTTATCGGGTCCATCCTCAACGAGGAGGACGCGCCGATTCCTCAGCGGACTCTCGGCATGGGCAGTGCCCGTTGCCCCCTGCGCAGAGCCCGCGAGCGATTTCACTTCATCGTCGGCGAGCGTCTGGCTGACAATCCCCACCTCGATATCCAGCGTGAACGTGCTGCCGACACCAGGGCAACTGTCCACCACGATGTCTCCGCCGAGCATGCGGGCGAGCTCGCGTGAGATGCTCAGGCCAAGCCCGGTGCCGCCAAATCGGCGCGACATCGAGGCGTCCGCCTGCGTGAACGGCTTGAAGAGTCTGGCGAGCACCTCGTCGGTCATCCCGATACCCGAGTCGATCACGCGAACGCGGAGACGCCAGTCCCGGAGAGGATCGGCCTTCACGCCGGCTTCGATACGCACGGATCCAGACGCAGTGAACTTGATCGCGTTGCCCACTAGATTGAACAGAATCTGCCTCAGGCGTGTCGGATCGGTGCGCACACGAGTCGGTGCCGCACCCGCCCACTCGACGACGAGCTTCAGACCTTTCGCTGACGCGTTCTCGAGCATCAGCATCCGCACGTCCTCGAGCAACGCGCCGGGATCACACTCCATCAGCTCGACGCGCATCTTCCCTGCTTCAACCTTGGAATAGTCGAGCACATCGTTGATCAGCGTCAACAGATGCTCGCCGCTCCGCTTGACCGTGCGCAGCCAGACCGCCGCCTCCTCATCAAACTGACGCTCACGTTCCAGCAACTCCGCGTACCCCAGGATCGCGGTCATGGGTGTTCGCAGCTCGTGTGTCATGTTCGCGACAAACGCGCCCTTGGCACGATTGGCCATCTCCGCCTTCTCACGCTCGGCCTGCAACTCAACGGCCTGCTGCTCGAGCGTCGCCGATTTCTGCTCAAGCTCGATCGTCTGCTGGCGCATCGCGGCCTGTGCTGCCATCACCCGCCGACGCTGATCCCACACGATCAGTCCGACGCACGCACTGGCCCCCAGTGCAGGAAGCAGACCATACAGCGCGGCGCGTCGCATAGCAGCAACTTGGTCCAGATACTCGGCCGCGTTCATGTCCACGCCGACACCGCCGACCGCCTTTCCTCTCGAGTCGAGGATCGGGGCGAAGCCCGTCATGAACGTTCCCCATTTGTCGGTGTAGGGCTCATCAGAGGCCGAGCACAGCGGCGTGCCCGGCTGAGACGCAAGCACAACGAACGTCGCCGGGTCCGCGTCCTCGTACAACTCCCACACACCCGCACGATCCTCCACACCATCGCCGTCGTGGTCGCCCGGTTTCGCGGCGTCGAGAATGAATCGGATATCTACGCCGTCCTGGACAAAGGTGTAGATGTACTGCACACCCCTCGCCCGAGACTGCATCGCGCGAAGCGGTGTGATCGCCAGGTCGTACTCGGCCGTGTCGATCTGGTCGGGGCTCCGAATGGTTGAGTGCAGCGCAGGGTCAACCAGCGACGCCGCGCTCTCTGCGATCCGCATCAGACTCTGCTTCAATTCGTTCTTGTACGCGACCGTTGACGCAGTCCAGAGCCCGATGATCGCGATGACCGAAGCCCCGAGCACCGCTGCTCCGGTGCAAAGGCCTTCGAGCGCGGGACGGATCGGCGGAGCCGATTCCGCCTCGGTCGATCCTCGCGATTGACGACCGGCGTCGATCAATGCAGATGCTCTCCGGCCGAGTCTGGTCGTCCCCGCAGCCGAGTGACCACCCGGAGTACTGAGATCGGCCTCGGAGAAGCCCCGGTTGACGCCGATTCCCCAACTGGGGTTTCGCTCATCGAACCACCAGCATTTCGCGTGTTCTCGGACGTTCAATCACGCCGCGTGCTGCTGGGGAGGACGCACCCGATCGCACGCCGCGATCAGAGACCGGATCATCGGCTGTGCCTCCCGAACGCTCCCCGTCTTCGTGAGGGCGAGAGCGGCCTGTTCGGCCGACGCCGCAAGCCCAGCGTACCCCATCGCTGGGGCCGTTCCCATGATGCTCGAACAGAGCGATTTTGCGCGGCTGAAGTCGTTCTGATCGATCGTCGCTTGCAGCGCGGCTGCTGTCGTCCTCAGGTCACCGAGAAACCCGTCGATCAGCGCGAGGTTCGGGTGATCGTTCGGCAGAGACGGATACATCGGACCGGCGCCCCCGCCCAGCAGAAGGTACTCGGCGATGGCGCGAAGCAGCACGTCCTGCTCCAAGGGCTTGCCGAGGGTTGCCTCTGCCTGCGGATCGCCGGAGCAGAGGAGCGAGGCGTCGATATCCGCCGCCAGCAGCACCATCGGAGACGTGAAACCTGTCGCTCTCGCTCGCTTGAGAAAGGCGATGCCATCCGGGCGACCAGGACCGAGGTCCGCGTCGACGAGCGCAAGGTCGCATCCCTCGTTGAGCCAGCGCAGGGCCTCGTCCGCATCGTCGGTCTGACGAAGACGCAGCTGCGTCCCGCGCAGGTAGTGTTGAACCAGACGACGATCCATAGGAGAGTCGTCGATGTGAACGACCGTCCCCTGGAGACGATCCGGATCGACGCGCTCCAGCGAGAACCTGTTGCTCTGGCCGTCGGCGCGGAGATAGTCACGCGCCTCGATCCGCTTCGCGAACTTGATACCGATCTCGTGGATCACACCTCGAACGTGCTGGCACCGGCAGACCGTTCCCTCGATCGAGTTCGTGCCGCCAGCAGGATTCGGCAGCACGAGTCGGACCTTCGAGCCGAGATGGACGTAGGAGCTGTGCAGCACGCTCGCGCCGCCGCACGAAAGATTGCGGCATGCCACCTCAAGATCCGAGGACATGCCCCGCGCCTGCGTGATGTGCATGCGGATGCTTGTCTGGCGGAACGGCCAGCGGACGAAATCGCGCTTCTTCGATGCATCCGCCGCGCCCGACCGTTCATCGAGCTCGTCGAGCAGTTCCTCCAGCGCGCGCTGCTCAAGGTTCACGGTGTTCGGCCTGCCGGCCTTGCTCGGAATCGCGTTGGCGTTGTAACGTCGGATGCTCATGTGCCCATCGCCCTCGCGGGCGGAATGCCCGGCTGTCGCTCAAGATCGGCGATGATCCGGTGCCGATGCGGCACCCAGTGGCGAACGCGCACGACTGGCGCAACGGGGGGACGCTCCAGCCCGCACAAACGTCACAATCTCACTCCGATCAGACGTCCAGGTTCTTCACTTCCAGGGCGTGATCCTCGATGAACTTGCGACGCGGTTCGACCTCTTCGCCCATCAGGATCGAGAAGAGCGAGTCCGCTTCCGTCGCCATGTCCATCGTGACCCTCAGCAGCGAACGCTTCGTCGGGTCCATCGTGGTTTCCCAGAGCTGCTCGGCGTCCATCTCGCCCAGTCCCTTGAAGCGCTTGATCTCAAGCCCGCGCCGCCCGATCTCGTGGAGCGAGCCGAGCACCTCGCGGAGACTCCCCGCCTCGACGACCTTTCCGGAACGGCTCGAGCCCGACCGGGCGCGAACTCCCGGCTCGTCCTGTGTGTCGTCGGAATCGTCGTCACGCTGCGCACTCCCGGAGTCGGTGTGCGCCTCGGCGGAAGAAGTGACCCACGCAAACCTCGCGTGGAGCTTCTCGCCCGTCACCGACTCCTCCCGCACGAGACCGTACTCGTCGATGAAGAGCCCGAGCGTGTGCAGGTCGGCGATGATCCGCTCCAACTCGCGGTTCTCGTGAAGCTCGCGGATCGTCGCGTTCGCCCAACCCTTCCGGGTGGCGATTTCAAGGGCCTCGTGCTCGTCCCACGCGAGCGCGGCATCCGAGCCGCTATCCACCTTGTGCGTGGGCAGTCGCCCGTCGCGCCGGTGCGACAGCGTGTCGATGAACTTCGTGCCCCGGCGCTCGCTGATCTCAACGAGTTCCTCAAGCCGCCTGAGCAGCTTCACCGCGCGCCGAAGCTCCGTCCCCTCAAGGCGTGTGACCTCACGGGGCTCGGCCCCGGCGGGCACGCCCGCGATGTCGCGCACGATGAGCGAAGACGTCTCCAGCCCCATCTCGGTCAGCGAGTCCTGAAGCACACGCTCGTTCAGCACGTATCGCTTCTGGCGTCCGCGCGAGAGGAGATACAGCGGGGGCTGCGCGATGTAGATGTGGCCCCGCTCGATCAGAGGCCTCATCTGGCGGAAGAAGAACGTCAGCAGCAGCGTCCGGATGTGGCTGCCGTCAACGTCGGCGTCCGTCATGATCACGATCTTGCCGTACCGAAGCTTCGAGAGATCGATCTCGTTCGCAATGCCGACGCGCAACGCGGCGATCAGCGTCCGGATCTCCTCGAACGCCAGCATCTTGTCGATGCGCGCCTTCTCGACATTCAGAATCTTGCCCTTCAGCGGCAGGATCGCCTGCGTCTCGACGTTCCTTCCCTGTGTCGCCGATCCGCCCGCGGAATCGCCCTCGACGATGAAGAGCTCGCTCTCATCGACGTTGCGCGTCTTGCAGTCGCGCAGCTTGTGGGGCATCGAGCCGGAGTCGAGCGCGCTCTTCCGCCTCGTCAGCTCACGGGCCTTGCGGGCCGCTTCTCTCGCCTGAGCAGCGACGATCCCCTTCAGGCAGAGTTTCTTCGCCTCAGCCGGGTGCTCCTCCATCCAGGTTTCGAGCGCCTCCGAGACCGCGCCGGCGACAAACCCTTCGATCTCCGGGTTAAGGAGCTTCTCCTTCGGCTGGTTGTTGAAGGTCGGGTTCGGGAGCTTCACGCTCACGATGCAGACAAGCCCCTCTCGCAGGTCCTCGCCCGTCGGTACGGGATCCTTCTCCTTGATGATCCCCGACTTTCGCGCGTACGCGTTGAGCGTTCGCGTCAGCGCGACCCTGAAGCCCTGTGCGTGCGTGCCGCCGTCCACGTTGTTGATGTTGTTCGCGAACGAGAGCACCGACTCGGTGTAGCCGTCGTGGTACTGGAGCGCGACCTCGCACACCAGCGACTGTGCCTCATCGTCCCGGCGCAGATGCACCGGAGACGAGATCGCCGTTTTGCCGATCATCAGGTGCTCGACATACTCAAGCAACCCGTTCTCGGCGCGGAAGACGTCGGCCCGTGGTTTCCCATCAGGGCCGACCCGCTCGTCGTCGAGATGGATCGTCACGCCGGGATTGAGGAACGAGAGTTCCCGCAGGCGATTCGCCAGCGTCTCGTAGCTGAAGTCCGTTACGGGAAAGATCGTCGCGTCCGGCAGGAACGTCACTCGCGTGCCGCTCTTCCGGGTGCTTCCCGCAGGGATGGGCCCGACGGTGTGGAGCGGCGTTCGAACCCTGCCCCGCTCGAAGACGATCGCGTGGATCTGCCCGTCGCGCACCACCTCCGCCTCGAGCCACTCCGAGAGCGCGTTCACGCACGAGACGCCGACGCCGTGCAAGCCGCCGGAGACCTTGTAAGCAGAGCCCTCCTGGCCGAACTTGCCGCCCGCGTGCAGCTTCGTCAGCACGATCTCGATCGCCGACTTCCCGTTCAGGTTCGGGTCCTCGTGCTTCATCGGACCCGTCGGGATCCCTCGCCCGTCGTCGGTCACGCAGCAGGAGCCGTCGGCCAGAACCGACACACGAATCGTCGTCGCGTGCCCGGCCATTGCCTCATCAACCGAGTTGTCCACGACCTCGTACACGAGGTGGTGCAGGGCGTTGATCCCCGTGCCGCCGATGTACATGCCCGGACGCTTGCGAACCGCTTCCAAGCCCTCAAGCACCTGGATCTGTTCCGCGCCATACGCCCCATTCGTCGCGGCGGGGTTCGTCGCGACCGGCTCGGACGCCGCGGAGCCCTTGGGCTCAGCAGCCGAGGTCGGCGATTGACTCTTTGATGCCGATCCCGCGTCGGCTCCCGTCGTTGCAACGTTGTCTGGCATGCACGCCTCGCTCACACGAGCACTGAGGAATCGCTGACGTCAGGACTTGAAGACCCCCGCGACACCGCACACACACGTCTCAAAACTGGAAACGAGGCCGCGGTTATGCGATCCGTCCAAGAGGCGAACAAGCCGCTTGCACGCAGGGGTTCCCAAGGACATGAGATTCTAGGCGAACGCCCCCGAGAACGCCTCGGTTTCGACGCCGATTCGAGCGTCTTTCACCGTCGATTTTTCAGGTCCGTCGCAGGCACAATACAGCCCCGCAGGGGCTTCTTTCCGATCGATTCTCGCACCGCGAAACACGCATTCCGTCGGCATGATCAGGTCTCCATGTATGCCACGTTGCGTCTGTGATGCATAGCACATGTTGGACCCGTCGACGCGGATGCCGCTCTCATCTCTGGCATGGTCATCGAGACACGATCGAATAGTCGAGGCACCCCCCGGGGGGGCACCCCGCTGCCCAGTGATGGCTCATCACGGGGATTGCAGGAACCCTCGCGAACGGGCATACTGATGGGCTACCATCGACTCGCGCAACGCCCGGTTGGGTTGCGTCAAGGATCAAGGGTATCGTGCGCTCCGGATCAGACCCCGGGCGTTTCATGGATGTTTGGACTGTGACGGCGATTGAACCAAAGAAACGAGGCGACTCCGTTGAGGGGTACAAGATCCTGTCCGAGATCGGGCGGGGAGCGGCCTCCATCATTTACGTCGTCCAGGACGTCAAGTCCAAGCAGGTCTGGGCCCTCAAGCACGTCGATCGCGGCGACGCCAAGGATGCCCGATTCCTTGACCAGGCCGAGAGCGAGTACCGCATCGCTCAGGAACTCAACCACCCCGCCATCCGGAAGATCACCCGAATGTTCAAGAAGGGCACGCTCCTGACCACCAAGGAGCTCTACCTGGTCATGGAACTCGTCGACGGTGTCTCGCTCGACAAGGCCCCCCCCAAGAACTTCGAGCAGGCCGTGGACATCTTCCAACAGGTCGCCGACGCGATGCACCACATGCACAAGCGCGGCTATGTCCACGCCGACATGAAGCCGAACAACATCGTCGTCGCTGACGGCGGCGTTGTGAAGATCATCGACCTCGGCCAGGGGTGCAAGATCGGCACGGTCAAGCCCCGCATCCAGGGGACGCCCGACTACATCGCCCCGGAGCAGGTCCATCGCCGCCCGATCACGCCGAAGACCGACATCTACAACCTCGGCGCGACTATGTACTGGGTCTTCACCCGGCAGCACATTCCGACCGCACTCGCCAAGGGCGACTCACTCGTCAACTCGCTCGACGACAGTCTCATCCAGAAGCCCAAGCCGGTTGTGGAACTCAATCCCAGGGTCCACCCGAAACTCAGCGAGCTGATCATGTCGTGCGTCGAGGTTGATGCAGACAATCGCCCCGAGACAATGGCTCTCGTCGCCGACCGGCTGTCGTTGATCCTCGGGATTCTCCGGGCCAAAGCCGAGGATGTCGTCCGTTCGATGGATCAGTCGGAGCGGACCGACACCGACCAATAGATCGCGCCCCGTCCCGCTGGTTCGAGTGCGAGCCCTGTGGGACTCTGAAACGGGGCTCGGAAGGGGGCGCGATGGACCTCTCCCAACTCGATCTGCGTGACCCCGATCTTGTGATGCGCCTCTTCCGCGAGGGTGCCGCGGCGAGCTTGGATGCGCGGTGCCGAAAGGGATCAATCGACATCATCGAGCCGCCGGGGAAGCTCATCGCGACGGGCGACCTTCACGACAACCCCGTGCACATGGGGCGCGTGGTGGAGGCCGCGGGGATGGGCGCGGGGTCGTCGGGGGATTCGGGCGCGAACGGGCCGCATCTAACGCTGCACGAGCTGATTCATTCGGATCGCCTGATGAACGGCATGGACATGTCGTATCGCGCACTAGCCCGGGCGGCGGCTCTCAAGGCGGCGTACCCGGAGCGCGTGCACCTGTTGCTCGCCAACCACGAGCTCTCGCAGGTCGCCGGAGCCGGGATCGTCAAAGACGGCGTGCGCGTGGTCGAGGCGTTCGATGCGGGCGTCGAGTTCGCCTTCGGCGACCGTGCCGAGGCGATCGAGACCGCGATCGATGAGTTCGTGAAGGCGATGCCCCTCGCGCTCCGCTGCGTCACGCCCAAGGGCGACATCCTCTGCGCACACTCCCTCCCGGGCATCGGCATGATGGGCAGGTTCGACCCGACCATTCTCACACGTCCACTCACGCCGGAGGACTATGAGCCCAGGCGTGGGAGCGCGCATCTTATGGTCTGGGGGCGCGGCTACGACGCGGAGCAGTTGGAGGATCTGGTCGAACGCTGGGGCGTGAATCTGTTCATCCTGGGGCACGAGAAGGCGGAGAACGGCGTGAAGTTCGTGCCGCCGAATGTGATTGTGCTGAACAGCGATCACGAGCGGGGGGTGTATTTGCCCTTGGATCTTGAGAACCCGCCGCGAGCCGCGGAGGCGGTGGGGATGGTGGTGGGGTTGGCTTAGGCCAGATGGCAAAGAGCAAATGGCAAATGGCCAGATGGCAGAATGCGATGCGGGGTTGGGGGTGAAGCGAGCGGGGCGGGCGTGACGGATCGGGGGAGCGAGTCGGGGTGAAAGTTCGGAGCGCGGACGTGAACGACGAGATGCCGCCCGCAGCAGAGGTAGAGCTGAGAGCAGGTGGCCCAAGGTTCACGTGCGCGCATTGCTCATACGCACTCGAAGGGCTTGGTGCCGAGGGTGGCGAGGCGCGATGCCCGGAGTGCGGTTTGGGGCAGCGGCTCAATCCTGATGCGTTCTCTGTTTACTCCCGGTTCGACATCATCGCGAGTACTATGCTCGTATGGATCATCGGCGGCGCAGTCGCCTTTGCGACTATCTTTTGGATGGTGCGTAGCCCCGAGGGGGCGCTGATTGCCTTGATCGCATGCGTGGTCGCGCCGTCGCTCATCTTCGCACTCCTTCTCGCGCCCAAGATCAATCGTCCGATCGGATTGACGCGAGTTGGCAAGATCGCGTGCGCGATATGGTGGTGGTTTCTCGGGACGTTGATCTCGCTCATCTTCGCCCTGCTTCTGCTTGTTCCGGCCATCATCCTGTAGGGTGCTAGACGGGGGGCTCGTCGATCTCATCAGATACCAGCTTGACCAGCGCAAGGGTGATCGCCGCCTGGTCCGCATCCGGCTCGGTGACGATGACTACGACACGCAGCTCGCGATCGATTTCGGACATGTATTCAAGTACCCACGCGCCGACCGGCTCGAATGGCGGCAGCGAGCGGCGGACTTGCGAGAGCGGGTCCGTGGCGATCGCGTCGATTCTGGCGATGAACTCGTCGCGCAGGGCCGGATCCAACGCGCGGATGGCCTCGGCGGCGCGCGGCGCGACGTCAATCCGCCATTGCACCGGAGAGGCCCCGCTTGAAGTCGGACCACGGAATGCAAGGGCCGGAACGTGCGTCGGCGATCGCGACGTCGAGTTCCTTTCGCGTGATGCCGAAGCGGTCGCACGCGCGGCTGTCCAGTCCTTGGAAGAATGTACGCAGGGATTCGTGCGTGATCTCGGCGTTGGATGGCGCATCTTCGGAGAGTCCACGTCGCGCATCGAGCCAAGGTGCTTCCGCGTGCGTGAGTTCGCGGAGGTACGAGCCGGAGAAGCGGCCGTAGCCACGCCAGATGGATTCGAGGAGTCGGATCTCGCCTTCGGCGGCGTTGTGTGCCCCGCGTCCTTCGGCGGGATCAATGGCACTCGCGCGGAATGGTGCGAACACGCGGTACAGGTCTGTGACAACCGGGCCGTGGGGCCACGCCTCGATGCGTGATGCGAAAAGCGGCGCGGCGCGGAGCGCGAGCGACCACCCTTGGGCGTAGTACGCGAGTTTCTGGAGTTGCATGTGGGTCACGGGCACCGGCTCGTCGCCCGCGCTGGCGAGGTGGAGCAGGTGGCGTGCGGCGGATTCAGACGTCATCATGAGAACACCGGGAGTATCCTAACAGATCCTGAGTGCCGATCAACTGGAATGAGGCGATGGAAGGTGCGAGTTGAACGATCGCGAGCGGATCATCGAGGCGGCGCGGTTGCAGCGGACCATGCTGCGAATCGCGGGCGTGTTCGTTCTCTCGTTGACCGTGCTCGTGTGGACGCTCCGTCAGAGTTGGGACTGGGTCATGTACATCGCGATCCCCGCGGCGTTGCTCTCGCTGGTCGCGATGGGGGTGGTCAACGTCGCTCTGCAGGTCAAGGTGCGGGCACCTTGGATGATGATCGCGTGGCCAGGCGTGATACTCGCAGGGCTTGGCGCGTGGAGCGCTGTCCTCGGACATCTCTGGCCCATCCTGATCGGCGTGCTGCCCGTGCTGCTCGCGGACTGTGCCGCTGTGAACGGGAGCGTAACGAGAACTCTGAGGCGAGCCGGCGCGCGGGTGGGTTTCCTGGGTGCGGGGGAAGCGGAGCTGCGCCGCTTGGCATCCGGCGTCTGTTTTTTCTGCGGCTACGACATGTCGGGGTTGCCGACGGCGGTCTGTCCTGAGTGCGGGAACGAGAGCGTGCTACACACACCGATCGAAACTCAGACTTCGCGATAGAGCCCTTCGGTACTGAATGGGCGGCTGACCGGACGAATCGAAGTCGCTCCCCACGAGCAAGTCCGCCGATCTCGATGGCACGGGGCGCAAGTACTTGTGGCGTGGAGAGTTGGTGAATAGGTTTGCCGGGCTTGACGAATGCTTTACAATGGGGCGTCCGCGCGTCTTGGTGGGGCGCGCGGGCCGACGCCGCCTCACGCCGGCACGTCTGTTCGGGCCGACGCGGGACGCCGCCGCTGACATACCCCGCCCTCGCGGGC from Phycisphaeraceae bacterium includes the following:
- a CDS encoding serine/threonine protein kinase, with amino-acid sequence MDVWTVTAIEPKKRGDSVEGYKILSEIGRGAASIIYVVQDVKSKQVWALKHVDRGDAKDARFLDQAESEYRIAQELNHPAIRKITRMFKKGTLLTTKELYLVMELVDGVSLDKAPPKNFEQAVDIFQQVADAMHHMHKRGYVHADMKPNNIVVADGGVVKIIDLGQGCKIGTVKPRIQGTPDYIAPEQVHRRPITPKTDIYNLGATMYWVFTRQHIPTALAKGDSLVNSLDDSLIQKPKPVVELNPRVHPKLSELIMSCVEVDADNRPETMALVADRLSLILGILRAKAEDVVRSMDQSERTDTDQ
- a CDS encoding DNA gyrase subunit B; its protein translation is MPDNVATTGADAGSASKSQSPTSAAEPKGSAASEPVATNPAATNGAYGAEQIQVLEGLEAVRKRPGMYIGGTGINALHHLVYEVVDNSVDEAMAGHATTIRVSVLADGSCCVTDDGRGIPTGPMKHEDPNLNGKSAIEIVLTKLHAGGKFGQEGSAYKVSGGLHGVGVSCVNALSEWLEAEVVRDGQIHAIVFERGRVRTPLHTVGPIPAGSTRKSGTRVTFLPDATIFPVTDFSYETLANRLRELSFLNPGVTIHLDDERVGPDGKPRADVFRAENGLLEYVEHLMIGKTAISSPVHLRRDDEAQSLVCEVALQYHDGYTESVLSFANNINNVDGGTHAQGFRVALTRTLNAYARKSGIIKEKDPVPTGEDLREGLVCIVSVKLPNPTFNNQPKEKLLNPEIEGFVAGAVSEALETWMEEHPAEAKKLCLKGIVAAQAREAARKARELTRRKSALDSGSMPHKLRDCKTRNVDESELFIVEGDSAGGSATQGRNVETQAILPLKGKILNVEKARIDKMLAFEEIRTLIAALRVGIANEIDLSKLRYGKIVIMTDADVDGSHIRTLLLTFFFRQMRPLIERGHIYIAQPPLYLLSRGRQKRYVLNERVLQDSLTEMGLETSSLIVRDIAGVPAGAEPREVTRLEGTELRRAVKLLRRLEELVEISERRGTKFIDTLSHRRDGRLPTHKVDSGSDAALAWDEHEALEIATRKGWANATIRELHENRELERIIADLHTLGLFIDEYGLVREESVTGEKLHARFAWVTSSAEAHTDSGSAQRDDDSDDTQDEPGVRARSGSSRSGKVVEAGSLREVLGSLHEIGRRGLEIKRFKGLGEMDAEQLWETTMDPTKRSLLRVTMDMATEADSLFSILMGEEVEPRRKFIEDHALEVKNLDV
- a CDS encoding SocA family protein, translated to MMTSESAARHLLHLASAGDEPVPVTHMQLQKLAYYAQGWSLALRAAPLFASRIEAWPHGPVVTDLYRVFAPFRASAIDPAEGRGAHNAAEGEIRLLESIWRGYGRFSGSYLRELTHAEAPWLDARRGLSEDAPSNAEITHESLRTFFQGLDSRACDRFGITRKELDVAIADARSGPCIPWSDFKRGLSGAMAD